Proteins encoded by one window of Conger conger chromosome 1, fConCon1.1, whole genome shotgun sequence:
- the LOC133136886 gene encoding sialoadhesin-like yields MILTLAIKELQSGPAMLFKTFLVILLYVSGVLGLNGWGVTYTPETICGLKGSSVDMRCTYSYPTSYSVWETFWFIHQNPIPELVDLSLDPEYSDRVEYLGNRNNDCTFRIKQLIESDSKTYHFRFLTYHADGGYSGQPGVTLDVTALQVIMYPGTVTEGQRVTLTCSTTCTLTGRPAFTWYRDGSPLSFTTQTHQLTASSEDGGRYSCAVKGYEDLPSPVVALTVNYRTNSVLTVSVSPSAEIEEGSSVTLTCSSNANLQLHGPNWYKMIRNYHSWTTSGWTYTIRNFNTWEAGEYYCEAWHEYRTFTSHVHLKLLCLKFKITPDSVAEGEMVTLTCENNCPRNYRSSIEFRKNGQRLSHNNPNSEFRARSEHAGNYSCGQSNNLHFSSNVVFLRVQYPPQGTTVSVSGEIVEGSSVTLTCSSDANPPVNRYTWLKGNRTVSSETGGPEASYTIKHTTQQDAGEYYCEAGNWIETHRSPPKLLDVQYSPKNTSVSVSPSGEIVEGSSVTLTCSSDANPPVQNYTWFKKNETGVWQAGSVQSLTLSNFESWNSGHYCCLSQNKHGAQNSTALLATAQGGQTVAAAVAAAVGVGAIVALVFLVVVWVSRRRKSTSETVHTEGDREGNKGPIYGNVSGTPMSHNQEELLYSTVCCPQSEDEVQYASVQFLPSDAGPSKPLSADPHSQQEHFQSGPAMLFKTVLVILLHVSGVLGRNGWGVTYTPETICGLKGSSVDLHCSYLYPTSYSVQKTFWFIHWGAYQEPYDLSLDPEYSDRVEYLGNHNNDCTFRIKQLRESDSKTYHFRFLTYNADGKYTGQPGVTLDVTALQVIMYPGTVTEGQSVTLTCSTTCTLTGRPAFTWYRDGSPLSFTTQTHQLTASSEDGGRYSCVVKGYGHLPSPAVALIVNYRPNSVLTVSVSPSAEIEVGSSVTLTCSSDANLRVYSWKWYKTGISVVYPTRKSSTRSYTIEHFETTEAGEYYCEAWHGYRTFISPHVHLKLLCLKFKITPDSVAEGEMVTLTCENNCPYSYGRSIEFRKNGQRLSNHNPNKFRARSEHAGNYSCGQSNNQHFSSNVVFLRVQYPPQGTTVSVSGEIVEGSSVTLTCSSDANPPVNRYTWLKGNRTVSSETGGPEASYTIKHITQQDAGEYYCEAGNWIETHRSPPKFLDVQYSPKNTTASVSPSGEMVEGSSVNLTCSSDANPPVQNYTWFKKNETGVWQSGSGQSLNFPYLQSWNSGWYYCVSENRHGAKNATAVTLKVYYAPKNTSVSVSPSGEIMEGISVTLTCSSDANPPVQNYTWFKKNRTVSSWRKSGLYHTITNILSQDSGQYYCEVQNQFGTQNSTTETINVQYPPKNTSVSVSPSGEIVEGSSVTLTCSSDANPPVPNYTWFKKNETGVWQAGSGQSLNISNFRSWNSGHYYCVSENKHGPQNSTALLATVQGGQTVAVAAAVGVGAIVALVFLGVVWVSRRRKSTNETVHTEGDMEENKCPIYSNITGTPMSHTETLGTDRGNGEVPLYSSVQPANTHNQEELLYSTVQGWPPQCEDDVQYASIQFPQSAAASRSKVQRAEDPCIIYSTVSNRNT; encoded by the exons ATGATTTTGACGTTAGCCATCAAGGAGCTACAG TCTGGTCCAGCCATGCTCTTCAAAACCTTCTTGGTAATCCTCCTCTACGTGTCAG gtgtttTGGGCCTAAAtggatggggagtgacttacacccctgagacaATCTGTggcttaaaggggtcttcagtagacatgcgctgcaCTTACTCATATCCCACATCTTACTCAGTGTGGGAAACATTCTGGTTCATTCACCAGAACCCTATACCGGAGCTTGTTGACCTGTCCCTGGATCCAGAGTACTCTGACCGTGTGGAGTACCTTGGGAATCGTAACAatgactgcacttttagaataaaacaactgataGAAAGTGATTCAAAAACATATCACTTCAGATTCCTCACCTACCATGCTGATGGAGGATATTCTGGCCAACCTGGTGTCACATTGGACGTTACAG CACTACAGGTGATAATGTATCCTGGCACAGTAACAGAGGGACAgcgtgtaacactgacctgtagcaccacctgcactctgactggccgcccagccttcacctggtacagggacggatctcctctgtccttcaccacccagacacaccagctcacagccagcagtgaagatggaggcagatactcctgtgctgtaaaaggcTATGAGGATCTCCCCTCACCTgtagtggctcttactgtgaact atcgtaCTAACAGTGTCCTCActgtatcagtgagcccctctgctgaaatagaggagggcagttcagtgactctgacctgcagcagcaatGCCAACCTACAACTGCACGGGCCGAACTGGTATAAGATGATTAGAAATTATCATTCATGGACAACTTCAGGATGGACCTACACAATTAGAAATTTCAATACCTGGGAGgctggagagtactactgtgaggcgtGGCATGAATATAGGACATTtacatctcatgtacatctcaaattgctgt GTTTGAAGTTTAAAATAACGCCCGACTCAGTGGCAGAGGGAGAAATGGTGACACTGACCTGTGAAAACAACTGCCCTCGCAATTACAGAAGCAGCATTGAGTTCCGCAAAAACGGACAGCGTCTATCTCACAATAACCCAAATTCAGAGTTCAGAGCCAGGAGTGAACATGCAGGAAACTACTCCTGTGGTCAAAGCAATAATCTGCATTTCTCTTCCAATGTAGTGTTTCTCCGAGTGCAAT ATCCTCCTCAGGGCACCACAGTGTCAGtctctggtgaaatagtggagggcagttcagtgacactgacctgcagcagcgatgccaacccaccagtgaaCAGATACACCTGGTTGAAGGGGAATAGAACTGTAtcctcagagacaggaggaccagaggcaagctacaccattaaacacaccacacagcaggatgctggagagtactactgtgaggcagggaATTGGATTGAGACACACAGATCTCCTCCAAAACTTCttgatgtgcagt ATTCTCCCAAGAAcacctcagtatcagtgagcccctctggtgaaatagtggagggcagttcagtgactttgacctgcagcagcgatgccaacccaccagtgcagaactaCACCTGGTTTAAGAAGAATGAaactggagtctggcaggcaggatcagtACAGAGTCTGACGCTTTCTAACTTTGAATCCTGGAACAGTGGACACTACTGCTGTTTGTCACAGAACAAACATGGAGCTCAGAACTCTACTGCTCTACTGGCCACAGCGCAAG GAGGTCAGACTGTGGCTGCAGCTGTGGCTGCAGCTGTGGGAGTCGGTGCCATTgtggctcttgtgtttcttgttgttgtCTGGGTGAG cagGAGAAGAAAATCAACAAGTGAGACAGTGCACACAGAAGGGGACAGGGAG GGGAATAAAGGCCCCATTTATGGCAACGTCTCTGGGACGCCAATGAGTCATAACCAGGAAGagcttctatactccactgtgtgCTGCCCTCAGAGTGAGGACGAGGTTCAGTACGCCAGCGTCCAGTTCCTCCCCTCCGATGCTGGCCCCAG CAAACCACTGAGTGCAGATCCACACTCTCAGCAG GAACATTTTCAGTCTGGTCCAGCCATGCTCTTCAAAACCGTATTGGTAATCCTCCTCCATGTGTCAG gtgttctGGGCCGAAAtggatggggagtgacttacactCCTGAGACAATCTGTggcttaaaggggtcttcagtggACCTGCACTGCAGTTACTTATATCCCACATCTTACTCAGTGCAGAAAACATTCTGGTTCATTCACTGGGGAGCTTATCAGGAGCCTTATGACCTGTCCCTGGATCCAGAGTACTCTGACCGTGTGGAGTACCTTGGGAATCATAACAatgactgcacttttagaataaaacaactgagagaaagtgattcaaaAACATATCACTTCAGATTCCTCACCTACAATGCTGATGGAAAATATACTGGCCAACCTGGTGTCACATTGGACGTTACAG ctctacaggtgataATGTATCCTGGCACAgtaacagagggacagagtgtaacactgacctgtagcaccacctgcactctgactggccggccagccttcacctggtacagggacggatctcctctgtccttcaccacccagacacaccagctcacagccagcagtgaagatggaggcagatACTCCTGTGTTGTAAAAGGCTATGGGCATCTCCCCTcacctgcagtggctcttattgtgaact atcgtcCTAACAGTGTCCTCActgtatcagtgagcccctctgctgAAATAGAGgtgggcagttcagtgactctgacctgcagcagcgatgccaacctaCGAGTGTACAGTTGGAAGTGGTATAAGACTGGAATATCTGTGGTATATCCTACAAGGAAATCTTCAACACGATCCTACACAATTGAACATTTCGAAACCACAGAGgctggagagtactactgtgaggcgtGGCATGGATATAGGACATTTATATCTCCTCATGTACATCTCAAAttgctgt GTTTGAAGTTTAAAATAACACCCGACTCAGTGGCAGAGGGAGAAATGGTGACACTGACCTGTGAAAACAACTGCCCTTACAGTTACGGAAGAAGCATTGAGTTCCGCAAAAACGGACAACGTCTATCTAACCATAACCCAAACAAGTTCAGAGCCAGGAGTGAACATGCAGGAAACTACTCCTGTGGTCAAAGCAATaatcagcatttctcttccaaTGTGGTGTTTCTCCGAGTGCAAT ATCCTCCTCAGGGCACCACAGTGTCAGtctctggtgaaatagtggagggcagttcagtgacactgacctgcagcagcgatgccaacccaccagtgaaCAGATACACCTGGTTGAAGGGGAATAGAACTGTAtcctcagagacaggaggaccagaggccagctacaccattaaacacatcacacagcaggatgctggagagtactactgtgaggcagggaATTGGATTGAGACACACAGATCTCCTCCAAAATTTCTcgatgtgcagt ATTCTCCCAAGAATACCACAGCATCAGTGAGTCCCTCTGGTGAAATGGTGGAAGGCAGTTCAGTGaatctgacctgcagcagcgatgccaacccaccagtgcagaactaCACCTGGTTTAAGAAGAATGAAACTGGAGTCTGGCAgtcaggatcaggacagagtctgaaCTTTCCCTATCTTCAATCCTGGAACAGTGGATGGTACTACTGTGTGTCAGAGAACAGGCATGGAGCTAAGAACGCCACTGCTGTGACTCTGAAGGTTTACt ATGCTCCTAAGAAcacctcagtatcagtgagcccctctggtgaaataatGGAGGGCatttcagtgactctgacctgcagcagcgatgccaacccaccagtgcagaactaCACCTGGTTTAAAAAGAATAGAACTGTATCCTCATGGAGAAAATCTGGATTGTATCACACCATAACTAACATTCTCTCTCAGGAtagtggacagtactactgtgaggtgCAGAACCAGTTTGGAACTCAGAACTCTACTACTGAGACCATAAACGTTCAGT ATCCTCCCAAGAAcacctcagtatcagtgagcccctctggtgaaatagtggagggcagttcagtgactctgacctgcagcagcgatgccaacccaccagtgccaAACTACACCTGGTTTAAGAAGAATGAaactggagtctggcaggcaggatcaggacagagtctgaaCATTTCTAACTTTAGATCCTGGAACAGTGGACACTACTACTGTGTGTCAGAGAACAAACATGGACCTCAGAACTCTACTGCTCTACTGGCCACAGTGCAAG GAGgtcagactgtggctgtggctgcagCTGTGGGAGTCGGTGCCATTgtggctcttgtgtttcttggtgttGTCTGGGTGAG CAGGAGAAGAAAATCAACAAATGAGACAGTGCACACAGAAGGGGACATGGAG GAAAATAAATGCCCCATTTATAGCAACATCACAGGGACACCAATGAGTCACACTGAAACCCTGGGTACAGACAGAGGAAATGGTGAAGTTCCCCTCTACTCCTCTGTACAACCTGCTAACACACATAACCAAGAAGagcttctatactccactgttcaaggGTGGCCCCCCCAGTGTGAGGACGATGTTCAGTACGCCAGCATTCAGTTCCCCCAATCTGCTGCTGCCTCCAG ATCAAAAGTACAAAGAGCAGAGGATCCATGTATTATCTACAGCACAGTTTCCAATCGTAATACCTGA